One segment of Vibrio gazogenes DNA contains the following:
- a CDS encoding LysE family translocator: MPIEFLLTSLIVVLLPGTGVLYTISIGLTRGARASLYAALGCTAGIIPHLVASVFGLAAILHTSAVLFQLLKYVGVIYLAYLAWGMWKDAGALTLQDENAHQTGYLAIASKAVLINLLNPKLSIFFLAFLPQFVPAQQTTPVLHMLLLSLVFMLMTFIVFVIYGLLATKIRHAIIQSPKIVRRIQKSFAGLFVLMGIKLAAMER, encoded by the coding sequence ATGCCAATTGAATTTCTTCTCACTTCACTGATTGTTGTTCTGCTCCCCGGTACTGGGGTGTTGTATACCATATCGATCGGTCTGACCCGCGGCGCCAGAGCGAGTCTCTATGCGGCACTGGGCTGTACCGCGGGTATTATTCCGCATTTGGTGGCCAGCGTCTTCGGGCTCGCGGCCATTTTACATACCAGTGCAGTCCTTTTTCAGTTGTTAAAATATGTCGGTGTCATCTATCTGGCTTATCTGGCTTGGGGGATGTGGAAAGACGCCGGCGCACTGACCCTTCAGGATGAAAATGCACATCAAACGGGTTACCTTGCTATTGCGTCCAAAGCCGTGTTGATTAACTTACTCAATCCGAAACTGTCGATCTTTTTTCTCGCCTTCTTACCCCAGTTTGTGCCGGCACAACAAACCACGCCGGTACTGCACATGTTGCTTCTGAGTCTGGTGTTTATGCTGATGACTTTTATCGTATTCGTCATCTACGGGCTGCTCGCCACCAAAATTCGCCATGCCATCATTCAGTCTCCCAAAATCGTCCGGCGAATCCAGAAAAGCTTTGCCGGACTGTTTGTGTTGATGGGGATAAAACTGGCAGCGATGGAGCGTTAA
- a CDS encoding MFS transporter, which produces MGNFIIPFLVLLLTDKLGYSATVAGSLAMGVTGTYLLGSFIGGKLSDVLGHKRVMVFGEFSGALLLISCGFFPDNTFLVPAFLFGAYFFIGLALPASNALVADLSNKNNRDAVMSLSYLAYNFGSALGPIMAGYLFWSYTEWIFFGNGFAALLGVVIVAMFIKVQPEIDRTTGNELEMPVSGSVWAVLRSRPRLLFFTFLCGLLWYSLNQMTMASPLYLSHIFGEKGPIVFGQLMTYACVIVVLITPILMKFTSGKAETISLAYAGFMFAFGYALVMFFPSIPIHFIAWLFLSAGEVLLLTKESIYLANNSPSSHRGRIQGVLVTLRSVLVMPSFIVVGYLIDSYGYSFTWSSIIAISIAASIGLYLMTVRNKPGSHITRNRSINGDNS; this is translated from the coding sequence ATGGGTAATTTTATTATTCCATTTCTCGTTTTACTATTAACAGATAAGTTAGGTTACTCAGCAACAGTCGCGGGCTCTTTAGCTATGGGGGTTACTGGAACTTATCTATTAGGTAGCTTTATTGGTGGTAAATTATCCGATGTTTTAGGGCATAAGCGAGTCATGGTATTTGGAGAATTTTCCGGTGCTTTATTGCTTATTTCGTGTGGCTTCTTTCCTGATAATACCTTTTTAGTACCAGCGTTTTTATTTGGTGCATATTTCTTTATTGGTTTGGCATTACCGGCAAGTAACGCTTTAGTCGCAGACTTATCTAATAAGAATAATCGCGACGCAGTCATGTCGTTGAGCTATCTTGCCTATAATTTTGGCTCAGCTCTAGGTCCAATTATGGCTGGGTATTTGTTTTGGAGCTACACAGAATGGATATTCTTTGGTAATGGTTTTGCTGCATTACTTGGTGTTGTGATTGTGGCTATGTTTATTAAGGTGCAGCCAGAAATTGACCGCACAACTGGTAATGAGTTAGAAATGCCCGTTTCTGGTTCTGTCTGGGCAGTATTGAGGTCAAGACCTAGACTCTTATTCTTTACATTCCTTTGTGGGTTGTTGTGGTATTCATTAAACCAAATGACAATGGCAAGTCCATTATATTTAAGTCATATATTTGGTGAAAAAGGTCCAATTGTATTTGGTCAACTGATGACTTATGCGTGTGTAATTGTTGTGCTTATTACGCCAATTTTAATGAAATTTACGTCAGGTAAAGCTGAAACAATTAGTTTGGCATATGCCGGGTTTATGTTTGCTTTTGGCTACGCACTAGTCATGTTCTTTCCTAGTATTCCCATACACTTTATAGCTTGGCTATTTCTATCAGCAGGTGAGGTTCTCTTATTGACGAAAGAAAGCATATATTTAGCTAATAACTCACCCTCTAGTCACCGAGGGCGTATTCAGGGGGTTCTAGTTACACTACGAAGCGTTTTAGTTATGCCAAGTTTTATCGTGGTCGGTTATCTTATTGACAGCTATGGCTACAGTTTTACTTGGTCTAGTATCATTGCAATTTCAATTGCCGCTTCTATTGGGCTCTACCTAATGACAGTTCGAAATAAGCCTGGATCTCACATTACCCGAAACAGGTCGATTAATGGGGATAATAGTTGA
- a CDS encoding aminoglycoside phosphotransferase family protein: MEELSGGRESAIYRDGEVVYRPLQPWSPTIHLILKHLEQENVAECPRFLGVNQDQEILSFVVGNTYNYPLVGAIATADALISAGKLLRKIHDSTVPLLEQIDVNANEWMLEPREPFEVICHGDFTPYNVALSESTVVGVFDFDTAHPAPRIWDLAYSVYCWSPFKTDNNDKLGSISEQMVRAKLFCDSYGASESERNQLADAMVQRLEALVSFMRSEAENDNESFAENIEQGHLQAYLSDIEYITENKQKIQCALCN, translated from the coding sequence GTGGAAGAATTATCAGGCGGAAGAGAATCCGCAATATATCGAGATGGTGAAGTTGTCTATCGACCTCTTCAACCGTGGAGTCCTACAATTCACCTTATTTTGAAGCACCTTGAGCAAGAGAATGTGGCTGAATGTCCAAGATTCCTTGGTGTAAATCAAGATCAGGAAATCTTAAGTTTTGTCGTCGGTAATACTTATAATTATCCGCTAGTCGGTGCAATCGCCACTGCTGATGCCCTCATTTCTGCGGGTAAATTATTACGTAAAATACATGACTCAACAGTGCCACTTTTAGAGCAAATTGATGTTAATGCCAACGAGTGGATGCTAGAGCCAAGAGAACCTTTTGAGGTTATCTGCCATGGTGACTTTACTCCATACAATGTTGCTCTGTCAGAGAGCACCGTTGTTGGTGTATTTGACTTTGATACTGCACACCCAGCCCCAAGAATATGGGATCTAGCTTATTCAGTTTATTGTTGGTCTCCTTTCAAAACAGACAATAATGACAAGCTAGGCTCAATCTCAGAACAGATGGTTAGAGCTAAGTTGTTCTGTGATAGTTACGGTGCAAGTGAGTCCGAAAGAAATCAATTAGCCGACGCAATGGTTCAGAGATTAGAGGCTTTAGTCTCGTTCATGCGAAGTGAGGCTGAAAATGATAATGAATCCTTTGCTGAAAACATAGAGCAAGGTCATCTTCAAGCCTACCTAAGTGACATAGAATATATCACTGAAAATAAACAAAAAATTCAGTGCGCATTGTGCAACTAA
- a CDS encoding LysE family translocator, which yields MDIHNVITFIAVATLLVISPGPNGFLIAKTVPLSGQKAGFANIFGFVAAFYVHGTLSIFGISVLLVQSAQAFFILKILGAIYLIWIGIKSLISAFKVSNKKLPNLAQRDIKPISMCTAFSEGFLTNVLNPKVSMFYLSAFPQFISTNEGVMNAYALVTAHSIVNFMWFSAMVFMLSRIKKSANNAQFKKWLNSITGIVFIGFGSKLALMKNG from the coding sequence ATGGATATACATAACGTCATAACTTTTATAGCGGTAGCGACCTTGCTGGTTATTTCACCTGGCCCAAATGGTTTTCTCATCGCAAAAACAGTTCCTTTGTCTGGACAGAAAGCGGGTTTCGCAAATATTTTTGGATTCGTTGCTGCATTTTACGTACATGGAACATTATCTATATTTGGCATTTCTGTGCTTCTCGTTCAATCTGCTCAAGCATTCTTTATTTTAAAAATTCTAGGTGCAATTTATTTAATCTGGATCGGCATCAAATCACTTATTAGCGCCTTCAAAGTTAGCAATAAAAAATTACCAAATTTAGCTCAGAGAGATATTAAGCCTATTTCGATGTGTACTGCATTTTCAGAAGGGTTCTTAACAAACGTACTCAACCCCAAGGTATCAATGTTTTATTTGTCGGCTTTTCCACAATTCATATCCACAAACGAGGGTGTGATGAATGCATATGCGTTGGTCACTGCACACTCTATAGTTAACTTTATGTGGTTTTCTGCAATGGTATTTATGTTGTCTCGCATAAAAAAATCTGCAAACAACGCTCAGTTTAAGAAGTGGCTAAATTCAATTACAGGTATTGTATTTATTGGATTCGGTTCTAAATTGGCGTTAATGAAAAACGGCTAA
- a CDS encoding LysE family translocator — protein sequence MIDFSILPIFFTAIFFLAISPGPDLVLISTYSSTKGFQAGFMVAIGIFFAGIMQTLLVALGLGQLMQSMPIFAYTIKILGALYLSYLGIKMLSSWYRNNQQTSNTKSSDENSTNLSLINKGFLNNLLNPKALLFFSLFLPQFTIGIGSLSVQILILGVLLSSFVFLVNCAFSVTFSQFGKLVSKKFKLGRHIDGLLGFIFLGLAIRLAASK from the coding sequence ATGATAGATTTTTCAATTTTACCTATATTTTTCACTGCAATTTTCTTTCTGGCCATATCACCTGGTCCAGATTTAGTTCTTATTTCTACTTATTCTTCGACGAAGGGTTTTCAAGCTGGGTTCATGGTGGCTATTGGGATCTTTTTCGCCGGTATTATGCAAACGTTGCTCGTGGCTTTAGGTTTAGGGCAGTTGATGCAATCAATGCCTATATTTGCATATACGATAAAAATTTTGGGTGCTTTATATTTGAGTTACTTGGGTATAAAAATGTTAAGTAGTTGGTATCGTAATAATCAACAAACCTCTAACACTAAATCTAGTGATGAAAATTCAACCAACTTGAGCTTGATAAATAAGGGGTTCTTAAATAACCTGCTTAACCCAAAGGCTTTATTGTTTTTTAGTCTGTTTTTACCTCAATTTACAATAGGAATAGGCTCACTTTCAGTCCAAATTTTAATACTTGGCGTTTTGCTTAGTAGTTTTGTTTTTTTAGTAAACTGTGCATTTTCAGTAACATTTAGCCAATTTGGTAAATTAGTTAGTAAAAAGTTTAAATTAGGCCGTCACATAGATGGGCTATTAGGCTTTATATTTTTAGGTTTGGCAATTCGCTTAGCTGCCAGTAAATAA
- a CDS encoding HEPN domain-containing protein — MKTSLDHLPEFKQQELATISTILRDTLDDYLQGKTGSKSEFRILKIILFGSHAKGNWVSDPANGYISDYDILVIVNKAALVEDYVVWQRAEEQIDRKVKSAPLGLIVHDLQEVNERLQQGHYFFKDIREEGIELFAATPKPLIEPGDLTETEKRGIARKHYEQWLKAGRDYVKTYHYHQSEDDMINLAAFDLHQATERFLACVLLTCTNYLPKSHNIEKLSKLCAQIEPEFKTIFPLDNKFHRRCFRRLQRAYIEARYSEHYEITEEELAYLEGRVLQLKALVERVCLARIDSA, encoded by the coding sequence ATGAAAACATCTCTCGATCACCTACCTGAATTTAAACAGCAAGAGCTTGCCACGATCTCGACCATTCTGCGTGATACGCTGGACGACTATCTTCAAGGCAAAACGGGGAGTAAAAGCGAGTTTCGCATCCTGAAAATCATTCTGTTCGGCAGCCACGCTAAAGGCAATTGGGTCAGCGATCCGGCTAATGGCTACATCAGCGATTACGATATTCTGGTGATCGTCAACAAAGCCGCCTTGGTGGAAGATTATGTGGTCTGGCAGCGGGCGGAAGAGCAGATTGATCGCAAAGTAAAATCCGCACCGTTGGGTCTGATTGTTCATGACTTACAGGAAGTGAATGAACGATTGCAGCAGGGGCATTATTTCTTTAAGGATATCCGTGAAGAAGGGATTGAACTGTTTGCCGCGACACCGAAGCCGTTGATTGAGCCGGGGGATTTAACCGAGACCGAAAAACGGGGAATTGCCCGTAAGCATTATGAACAGTGGTTAAAAGCGGGTCGTGATTATGTAAAAACATACCATTACCATCAATCAGAAGACGATATGATTAATCTTGCGGCTTTCGATTTACATCAAGCCACGGAAAGATTCCTCGCTTGTGTATTACTCACATGCACCAACTACTTACCCAAATCCCACAATATCGAAAAGCTGAGTAAACTGTGCGCGCAAATCGAGCCAGAGTTTAAGACGATTTTCCCACTCGACAATAAATTCCATCGTCGCTGTTTCCGCCGTCTGCAACGCGCCTATATCGAAGCCCGTTATTCAGAGCATTATGAAATCACCGAAGAAGAGTTGGCTTACCTCGAAGGGCGAGTGTTGCAGTTAAAAGCGCTGGTTGAACGGGTTTGTTTAGCGCGGATAGATTCTGCTTAA
- a CDS encoding DUF3644 domain-containing protein, with amino-acid sequence MAKRNRKIGSVKMELLTKSRESMLAAVQIFNNPNIQFKSESFIVLSNIAWTYLLHAYYRSKNVEYRYYEQQGHRKRYHKTKKGADKHWELERCLDDRSCPIDKVAKSNLKFLIGLRHEVEHQMTTRIDDYLSARFQACCLNYNEYIKTLFDDGLGIDKHLSFSLQFSSIKEEHANQLREFTDLPGNISSFINDFDSDLPQNEYNDLRYSYRVLYVPKSVNHKGQADKVIEFIPANSPEAEKLNREYVLIKEKEKQKYLPGEIVKIINSMGYVDFKVHHHTILWQDKKAKDKGKNFGVQVAKTWYWYDTWLKVVQKHCAENANKYGKNT; translated from the coding sequence ATGGCTAAGCGAAATCGCAAAATTGGGTCAGTAAAAATGGAGCTTCTGACAAAGTCCAGAGAGTCGATGCTTGCAGCAGTCCAAATCTTTAACAACCCTAATATTCAGTTTAAATCCGAAAGCTTTATTGTATTGTCCAACATAGCATGGACATATTTACTTCACGCTTACTACCGTTCTAAGAATGTTGAATATCGCTACTATGAACAACAAGGGCATAGGAAACGCTATCACAAAACAAAAAAAGGAGCTGACAAGCATTGGGAACTTGAGCGGTGCTTAGATGACCGATCCTGCCCCATTGATAAAGTGGCTAAGTCTAATTTAAAATTTCTTATAGGGCTTAGACACGAAGTTGAGCACCAAATGACAACAAGAATAGATGACTATCTTAGTGCTAGGTTTCAGGCATGCTGTTTAAATTACAATGAGTACATTAAAACTCTTTTTGACGATGGGCTTGGTATAGATAAACATCTCTCGTTTTCTCTTCAATTCTCTTCAATTAAAGAAGAGCACGCTAATCAATTAAGAGAATTCACTGATTTGCCAGGAAATATTTCTTCTTTTATTAATGACTTCGATTCAGACCTTCCGCAAAATGAATATAATGACTTAAGATATTCATATCGGGTTTTGTATGTTCCCAAATCGGTGAATCATAAAGGGCAAGCTGATAAGGTAATTGAGTTTATCCCTGCGAATTCTCCGGAGGCAGAAAAGTTAAACAGGGAATATGTTCTAATCAAAGAGAAAGAAAAGCAAAAATATCTGCCTGGCGAAATCGTAAAAATTATTAACAGTATGGGTTATGTAGATTTCAAGGTGCATCACCATACGATTCTTTGGCAAGATAAAAAGGCAAAAGACAAAGGTAAGAATTTTGGAGTGCAAGTCGCGAAAACATGGTATTGGTATGATACTTGGCTAAAGGTAGTGCAAAAACACTGCGCAGAGAATGCAAATAAATATGGCAAAAACACATAA
- a CDS encoding bacteriocin immunity protein, protein MLNLKSKLTDYTESEFFRFLQEFYEDTDTNALPDDEFDDYISTLAKHFTEVVNHPKGNALIFHPSTCGINDSSEAVIQELKRWYTEQGLPCFKD, encoded by the coding sequence ATGTTGAATTTGAAAAGTAAACTTACTGATTACACGGAAAGTGAGTTTTTCCGTTTTCTTCAGGAATTTTATGAGGATACTGATACCAATGCTCTGCCAGATGATGAGTTTGATGATTATATTTCTACGCTCGCAAAACATTTTACTGAAGTTGTAAATCATCCAAAGGGAAATGCTTTAATCTTCCATCCGTCAACGTGTGGGATAAATGACAGCTCTGAAGCCGTGATTCAGGAGTTAAAACGATGGTATACCGAACAAGGGTTACCATGCTTTAAGGACTGA
- a CDS encoding HNH endonuclease signature motif containing protein encodes MVYKESARNESGVVTGNGEDVTGLWLEAAGKELGVPVPSQIADQLRGREFSSFDGFRKAFWKAVSEDTNLMSQFSRANQRIIKRGGSPFVIPEETVGGRDRFEIHHVEEIQHGGAVYDVDNMRVNTPKNHIRIHKE; translated from the coding sequence GTGGTTTACAAAGAAAGCGCTCGCAACGAGTCGGGCGTCGTGACCGGCAACGGTGAAGATGTCACCGGTCTGTGGTTGGAAGCCGCCGGAAAAGAGTTAGGTGTACCAGTGCCGTCACAAATTGCGGATCAGCTCAGAGGCCGTGAGTTCAGTAGTTTTGATGGGTTCCGGAAAGCGTTTTGGAAAGCTGTAAGTGAAGATACAAATTTGATGTCTCAATTCAGCAGAGCGAATCAGAGAATTATCAAACGAGGGGGTTCACCGTTTGTGATACCGGAAGAAACTGTCGGAGGGCGAGATCGTTTTGAGATTCACCATGTTGAAGAAATACAGCATGGCGGGGCTGTATATGATGTTGATAATATGAGAGTTAATACGCCTAAAAACCATATCCGTATTCATAAGGAATAA
- a CDS encoding LysR family transcriptional regulator, which produces MRKFPNIDLNLLKVFASLYHTGSVTLSAEELNISQSACSHALQRLRERLGDDLFIRIENRMLPTAYSERLAEQVLPGLALLGQGLASSHPFTPEDAHVFRIAVTDYTSWCLREFITYLSESFPHIQIEFMQLAERLPESALKSAAIDLVCGFAHQQEESESLNRLVWLSDHYVSVRCQSHPVAEHLSLAQFLQYPHVLVTPWNEPRGIVDMTLSRQRKKRQIAIRTASVLAAPYFVQQTSYLLAAPSRYAHTIAESLSLRLSPMPLDVPDYQLTLYWHKTRHNDPKIAWFVRLFSDFHQCS; this is translated from the coding sequence ATGCGTAAATTTCCTAATATCGATTTGAACTTACTCAAAGTGTTCGCCAGTTTATATCATACGGGCTCGGTGACACTGAGTGCCGAAGAACTGAATATCAGTCAGTCGGCGTGTAGTCATGCGTTGCAGCGTCTGCGAGAGCGGCTTGGCGATGACCTTTTCATTCGGATTGAAAATCGCATGTTGCCGACCGCTTATTCCGAGCGGCTGGCTGAACAGGTTTTGCCAGGATTGGCATTACTCGGGCAAGGGCTGGCCTCATCTCATCCTTTTACACCGGAGGATGCGCATGTATTCCGGATCGCTGTGACGGATTATACATCATGGTGTCTGCGAGAATTCATCACCTACCTGAGCGAGTCGTTTCCTCATATCCAGATTGAATTTATGCAGTTGGCCGAACGATTACCGGAGTCGGCACTGAAATCCGCAGCCATCGACTTGGTGTGCGGGTTTGCACATCAGCAGGAAGAATCAGAAAGTCTAAATCGTTTGGTCTGGTTGAGCGATCACTATGTCAGTGTGCGGTGTCAGAGTCATCCGGTGGCTGAGCATCTTTCACTGGCTCAGTTTCTTCAGTATCCACATGTTTTGGTAACGCCGTGGAATGAACCCAGAGGCATTGTTGATATGACATTGTCACGGCAAAGAAAAAAGCGTCAGATTGCGATTCGGACTGCCAGTGTTCTGGCTGCGCCTTATTTTGTGCAGCAGACATCCTATTTGCTGGCAGCACCGTCCCGGTATGCTCACACCATTGCTGAAAGTTTGTCGCTGCGTTTATCACCAATGCCGTTAGATGTACCGGATTATCAGCTGACGCTTTACTGGCATAAAACACGCCATAATGACCCGAAAATCGCATGGTTTGTGCGGTTGTTCAGCGATTTTCATCAGTGCTCATGA
- a CDS encoding GNAT family N-acetyltransferase, with the protein MTIHIRPATISDAATILDFINQLAIYEKEPNAVANTVEEIERKLFGDDVHAHAVICEADNQPIGFAVYFFNYSTWLGQYGLYLEDLYVSEAHRGLGAGKALMKYLAQLAVSKDCGRFEWTVLDWNQPSIDFYQSIGAEPQDEWIIYRMTGQALLDFAEQA; encoded by the coding sequence ATGACCATTCATATCAGACCTGCCACTATTTCAGATGCAGCAACTATTTTGGATTTTATCAATCAACTGGCGATTTACGAGAAAGAGCCCAATGCGGTCGCCAATACGGTCGAAGAGATTGAACGCAAATTATTCGGAGATGACGTTCATGCTCATGCCGTAATTTGTGAAGCCGATAATCAGCCCATCGGGTTTGCCGTATACTTCTTCAATTATTCGACTTGGTTGGGCCAATATGGTCTGTATCTGGAGGATTTATATGTGAGTGAAGCCCACCGCGGCCTCGGTGCAGGCAAAGCGTTGATGAAATATCTCGCTCAATTAGCCGTCAGTAAAGATTGTGGCCGCTTTGAATGGACAGTGCTCGACTGGAATCAACCATCGATCGACTTTTATCAAAGTATCGGTGCCGAGCCTCAGGATGAATGGATTATCTATCGCATGACGGGGCAGGCTCTGCTCGATTTTGCCGAACAGGCATAA
- the ppsR gene encoding posphoenolpyruvate synthetase regulatory kinase/phosphorylase PpsR: protein MQIDSQSRDVFYVSDGTAITCETIGHAVLGQFPFAANEKTFPFVESDEKLTDVIKQIEFSHQQHGVLPLVFFSIVVPEIRAKLLQVPAYCYDVLESIVQRVQADTETEPQPKLQRSRSISRNTDTYFDRIAAIEYTLAHDDGMSLKDIEQADIVLLGVSRSGKTPTSLYMAMQFGLRVVNYPFIHDDMHALKLLPAFEIHRHKLFGLTINAERLTAIRQNRLAGSEYASVHQCEHELANVEALFRREAIPYINTSSLSVEEISARILEKAGLKRHLC, encoded by the coding sequence ATGCAAATTGATAGTCAAAGTCGTGACGTATTCTACGTTTCTGATGGTACAGCGATTACATGTGAGACCATAGGACATGCTGTGTTAGGTCAGTTTCCCTTCGCTGCGAATGAGAAAACGTTTCCATTTGTCGAGAGTGATGAAAAATTAACTGATGTGATCAAACAGATTGAATTTTCTCATCAACAGCATGGTGTGCTACCGCTGGTTTTTTTCTCGATAGTCGTGCCGGAAATTCGTGCCAAGCTCCTTCAGGTGCCCGCTTATTGTTACGATGTGCTGGAAAGCATTGTTCAACGGGTACAAGCTGATACCGAAACGGAACCGCAGCCGAAACTGCAGCGTTCACGGAGTATCAGTAGAAATACGGATACGTATTTTGATCGGATTGCCGCAATTGAATATACGCTGGCGCATGATGATGGAATGTCGCTGAAAGATATTGAACAGGCCGATATCGTACTGCTCGGGGTTTCTCGGAGTGGTAAAACACCAACCAGTTTGTATATGGCGATGCAATTCGGCCTTCGGGTGGTCAACTACCCGTTTATTCATGATGATATGCACGCGCTTAAGTTACTTCCGGCGTTTGAAATTCATCGGCATAAATTGTTCGGTCTGACCATCAATGCAGAACGTTTGACGGCAATTCGTCAGAACCGTCTGGCAGGAAGCGAATATGCCAGCGTCCATCAGTGTGAGCATGAGCTGGCAAATGTGGAAGCGTTATTTCGCCGTGAAGCGATTCCTTATATCAATACCAGCTCATTGTCAGTCGAGGAAATTTCAGCCCGGATTCTCGAGAAAGCGGGCTTGAAACGACACCTGTGTTAG